A genomic window from Candidatus Andeanibacterium colombiense includes:
- a CDS encoding Crp/Fnr family transcriptional regulator, with product MTNCDTCSVRNRAICSALDSDEIAALSMIGRRRTLTAGEALIWEGEDATLVANVIEGVLKLSTTMEDGREQIVGVAYPADFIGRPFGGTASHSVTALTDARVCLFPRGDFDGFARKHPELEHKLLRQTLAELDRTRNWMVLLGRKSADERLATFLLDMSARLGAGCETPAPLDEFELPFSRSQIADILGLTIETVSRQLTRLKREGVIDLPARRAVRILDRAELEYRAG from the coding sequence ATGACCAACTGCGATACCTGCTCCGTCCGCAACCGCGCGATCTGTTCGGCGCTCGACAGCGACGAGATCGCCGCGCTGAGCATGATCGGCCGCCGCCGGACGCTTACAGCGGGCGAGGCGCTGATCTGGGAAGGGGAGGACGCCACGCTGGTCGCCAATGTGATCGAAGGTGTGCTGAAGCTTTCGACCACGATGGAAGACGGGCGCGAGCAGATCGTCGGGGTCGCCTATCCCGCGGATTTCATCGGCCGCCCCTTCGGCGGCACCGCCAGCCATTCGGTCACCGCGCTGACCGATGCGCGTGTGTGCCTGTTTCCGCGCGGGGATTTCGATGGCTTCGCCCGCAAGCATCCGGAACTCGAGCACAAGCTGCTGCGGCAAACGCTGGCCGAGCTCGACCGCACGCGGAACTGGATGGTGCTGCTGGGCCGCAAGAGCGCCGACGAGCGCTTGGCGACCTTCCTGCTCGACATGTCGGCACGGCTCGGCGCAGGCTGCGAAACGCCGGCGCCGCTCGACGAATTCGAACTGCCGTTCTCGCGCAGCCAGATTGCCGACATCCTCGGCCTGACGATCGAGACGGTCAGCCGCCAATTGACCCGGCTCAAGCGCGAAGGGGTGATCGACCTGCCCGCACGCCGCGCGGTCCGCATCCTCGATCGGGCGGAGTTGGAATACCGGGCAGGCTAA
- a CDS encoding TonB-dependent receptor → MPLLFVSALWIPSVADAQETVVEPAPKAAPAAPADDTVYADDIVVTAQALPGAVIGDIPPENQIGPAEISSYGVDTISDLLAQISDQTASIAGRDDTSGPVVLVNGKRVSGVNEIGDLPVESVLRVDILPEEVAIKYGYDAQQKVVNIILRRRFQSRVVDLASGLSEHGDGEQGTGGFTYTKIHDNNRLNVTGKVSAKGAILESDRDIAPDPDNGIASAGGIDSEAPYRTLQSSTRNYALGVTYARPLGDKANASFNVKGNYSTSKGLDGLATGTLAIPADSPFSDGDDTTLTRYLSADALRQSSDNGSLSAGGSVNVDLSQRWKLSIVGNYQHSESTSHSDTGYDLGAVQSAIDAGAPTLDPYGVLPAGQLGGLLTSLARSNNDSGSASILAMGKLFKLPAGDISTSIKLGGDFTAQNSTAIRDGITTTGDASRTDGSARVSLDLPLTSRSKRVVGALGTLSLNFNGGVTQVSDFGALGTFGYGLNWTPITGVTLIAAVNEDRSAPGVSQLSDPLVSRANQRVYDYVTGQSVLVTTLTGGNPNLKGDDRHAFKLGLDAAILSQPKLNFSASYVDSRNRDVIRSLGGVTEAVEDAFPDRFTRDDDGTLTQIDSRPVNIYEQRSEQIRWGFNLSAQLRKPVRPAPPPGGWGGARRDGQGGEGRRAGEGRDGRSEGAEVAPAPEGEAAPPPPAAGNEIVVNGERQEAPERFGGPPGGFPPDGFGDGPPPGEFREGGRGGEGGFGGPGGSGGPGGRGRGGRGMGGSDNGMRLNFSLYHTWILRQTVQLTADSTPIDLLHGGTLGGGATPQHKITADLGITDNGVGVQLQGDWQSATDVTGSSLASGDLHFDSLATLDLRLFINLQNRFRRKAWARGTRVSLSVDNLVGGYQHVTDANGLTPYAYQRDLANPMGRTLMLTVRRIF, encoded by the coding sequence ATGCCCCTGTTGTTCGTCTCGGCGCTATGGATTCCCAGCGTCGCGGATGCGCAAGAGACCGTCGTCGAACCGGCGCCTAAAGCGGCCCCGGCGGCTCCAGCCGACGATACCGTCTACGCGGACGACATCGTGGTGACCGCGCAGGCACTGCCCGGCGCGGTGATCGGCGATATCCCGCCCGAGAACCAGATCGGCCCGGCGGAGATTTCGTCCTACGGTGTCGACACGATCAGCGACCTGCTTGCCCAGATTTCCGACCAGACCGCCAGCATCGCGGGCCGCGACGACACCTCCGGCCCGGTCGTGCTCGTCAACGGCAAGCGGGTATCGGGCGTCAACGAGATCGGCGACCTGCCGGTTGAATCGGTCCTGCGGGTCGATATCCTGCCCGAGGAAGTGGCGATCAAATACGGCTACGACGCGCAGCAGAAGGTGGTGAACATCATCCTCAGGCGCCGGTTCCAGTCACGGGTTGTGGATCTGGCGAGCGGCCTGTCCGAACATGGCGACGGCGAGCAGGGCACCGGTGGCTTCACTTATACCAAGATCCACGACAACAACCGGCTCAACGTGACCGGAAAGGTCAGCGCGAAGGGCGCGATCCTCGAGAGCGACCGCGACATCGCGCCCGATCCCGACAACGGCATCGCCAGCGCCGGTGGGATCGATAGCGAAGCGCCCTATCGTACGCTTCAGTCATCCACCCGCAACTATGCGCTCGGCGTCACCTACGCCAGGCCGCTCGGTGACAAGGCGAATGCTTCGTTCAACGTGAAAGGCAATTACAGCACCAGCAAGGGGCTCGACGGGCTGGCGACCGGTACGCTGGCGATCCCGGCGGATAGCCCCTTCTCCGATGGCGACGACACGACGCTGACGCGTTATCTTTCGGCCGACGCGCTGCGCCAGTCGAGCGACAATGGCAGCCTTTCGGCTGGCGGTTCGGTGAACGTGGACCTGTCGCAGCGCTGGAAGCTGTCGATCGTCGGCAATTACCAGCACAGCGAAAGCACTTCGCATTCGGATACGGGCTACGATCTTGGCGCGGTGCAATCCGCCATCGATGCCGGCGCTCCCACGCTCGATCCCTATGGCGTGTTGCCGGCAGGGCAGCTCGGCGGATTGCTGACCAGCTTGGCCAGGTCGAACAACGACAGCGGCAGCGCCAGCATCCTGGCGATGGGCAAATTGTTCAAGCTGCCGGCGGGCGACATCTCGACCAGCATCAAGCTCGGCGGCGATTTCACCGCTCAGAACTCCACGGCGATCCGCGACGGGATTACCACCACAGGCGATGCCAGCCGCACCGACGGCAGCGCGCGGGTGAGCCTGGACCTGCCGCTGACCAGCCGCAGCAAGCGCGTGGTCGGCGCCCTCGGAACGCTTAGCCTTAATTTCAACGGCGGGGTTACGCAGGTCTCGGACTTCGGCGCGCTCGGGACTTTCGGCTATGGCCTCAACTGGACCCCGATCACCGGCGTGACGCTGATCGCGGCGGTCAATGAAGATCGCAGCGCGCCGGGTGTTAGCCAGCTCAGCGATCCGCTGGTCAGCCGGGCGAACCAACGGGTCTATGACTATGTGACCGGGCAGAGCGTGCTGGTGACGACGCTGACCGGCGGCAATCCGAACCTCAAGGGCGACGATCGCCACGCGTTCAAGCTCGGTCTCGACGCGGCGATCCTGTCGCAGCCGAAACTCAATTTCAGCGCCAGCTATGTCGATTCGCGCAACCGCGATGTGATCCGCTCGCTTGGCGGCGTGACCGAAGCGGTCGAGGATGCGTTCCCGGACCGGTTCACGCGCGATGACGACGGCACTCTGACCCAGATCGATTCCCGCCCGGTGAACATTTACGAGCAGCGCAGCGAGCAGATCCGTTGGGGCTTCAACCTTTCAGCCCAACTCCGCAAACCCGTGCGGCCCGCGCCGCCGCCGGGCGGATGGGGCGGAGCACGGCGCGACGGGCAGGGCGGCGAAGGCCGGCGGGCCGGCGAGGGCCGCGACGGGCGCTCCGAAGGGGCGGAGGTAGCGCCCGCGCCCGAGGGCGAAGCGGCCCCGCCGCCGCCCGCCGCCGGCAACGAGATTGTCGTCAACGGTGAACGCCAGGAAGCGCCCGAGCGCTTCGGCGGGCCGCCGGGCGGATTTCCCCCGGATGGTTTCGGCGATGGTCCTCCACCCGGCGAATTCCGCGAAGGCGGCCGCGGCGGCGAGGGTGGTTTCGGTGGCCCCGGCGGTTCCGGCGGCCCTGGTGGAAGAGGCCGCGGTGGGCGCGGGATGGGGGGCAGCGACAACGGCATGCGGCTGAACTTCTCGCTCTACCATACCTGGATCCTGCGTCAGACGGTGCAGTTGACGGCGGACAGCACCCCGATCGATCTGCTCCACGGTGGCACGCTCGGCGGGGGCGCGACGCCGCAGCACAAGATCACCGCCGATCTGGGCATCACCGACAACGGCGTCGGCGTGCAATTGCAGGGTGACTGGCAGAGCGCGACCGATGTCACCGGCTCATCGCTGGCCTCTGGCGATCTCCACTTCGATTCGCTCGCGACGCTGGACCTGCGGCTGTTCATAAACTTGCAGAACCGCTTCCGCCGCAAGGCGTGGGCGCGCGGCACGCGGGTGAGCCTGTCGGTCGACAATCTCGTGGGCGGCTACCAGCATGTCACGGATGCGAACGGGCTCACGCCCTATGCCTATCAACGCGACCTCGCCAATCCGATGGGGCGGACGCTGATGCTGACGGTGCGCAGGATCTTCTGA
- a CDS encoding AI-2E family transporter, producing the protein MTTKPGAPAGRNTRTRQLYLTGAIVLLAAWIALPFLTPIAWAAILAIVEWPLFERATRRFPGRTLPLALGFTLATALLVILPLSIAAVSLAQQSQTALLWMQHAQQFGAPAPGWVHGLPLVGPRLAAWWQEHIGTPQGANALLGTISAGSALGWTRSIASEVARDLGLFLITLVILASLLARGQQIAKKSRMLAGRMFGGFGKDFVDRLVGAVRSTVIGTLVVSFGEGAVIGVAYAVAGVPQALLFATFTILLALIPFGAWAAFGLASLILVGSGSALAGALLFAFSVVVMTVGDNVIQPVVVGSAVELPVILAVIGAFGGLAALGLVGLFIGPGVMAALLLVGQEWLGETPTHPG; encoded by the coding sequence GTGACGACGAAACCAGGGGCACCGGCCGGCCGGAACACACGCACACGGCAACTCTACCTGACCGGCGCCATCGTGTTGCTGGCGGCCTGGATTGCGCTGCCCTTCCTGACCCCGATCGCCTGGGCCGCGATCCTCGCAATCGTCGAATGGCCGCTGTTCGAACGGGCCACCCGCCGCTTTCCGGGGCGCACGCTTCCGCTCGCGCTCGGGTTCACACTCGCGACCGCGCTGCTGGTGATCCTGCCGCTGTCCATCGCCGCCGTGTCGCTCGCCCAACAGAGCCAGACCGCCCTGCTCTGGATGCAGCATGCGCAGCAGTTCGGTGCCCCGGCGCCAGGCTGGGTGCATGGCCTGCCGCTCGTCGGCCCGCGCCTCGCCGCTTGGTGGCAGGAGCATATCGGCACTCCGCAAGGCGCGAACGCGCTGCTCGGTACGATCAGCGCTGGCTCTGCGCTCGGATGGACGCGGTCGATCGCGAGCGAGGTGGCGCGGGACCTCGGACTGTTCCTGATCACGCTGGTGATCCTCGCCTCACTGCTCGCCCGCGGGCAACAGATTGCGAAAAAGAGCCGCATGCTGGCGGGAAGGATGTTCGGCGGCTTCGGCAAGGACTTCGTCGACCGTCTGGTCGGCGCGGTCCGCTCGACCGTGATCGGCACTTTGGTCGTGTCGTTCGGCGAAGGCGCGGTGATCGGTGTGGCCTATGCGGTCGCGGGCGTACCCCAGGCGCTGCTGTTCGCGACCTTCACGATCCTGCTCGCGCTGATCCCGTTCGGTGCCTGGGCCGCTTTCGGGCTGGCCAGCCTGATCCTGGTCGGCAGCGGAAGCGCGCTGGCGGGGGCGTTGCTGTTCGCCTTTTCCGTCGTGGTGATGACGGTCGGTGATAATGTGATCCAGCCGGTAGTGGTCGGGAGCGCGGTCGAACTGCCGGTGATCCTCGCGGTGATCGGCGCCTTCGGCGGCCTCGCTGCGCTGGGGCTGGTCGGGCTGTTCATCGGCCCGGGGGTGATGGCGGCGCTGCTGCTGGTCGGCCAGGAGTGGCTGGGCGAGACCCCGACGCACCCCGGTTGA
- a CDS encoding MarR family transcriptional regulator — protein sequence MRTADRLMAEQGASLARTKLLLCLRKKGPLRGTDIADFFNQSPRTVTEAIDGLERDGLVERVSDPSDRRAKLIHITEKGLEATARTEPLRRQLIDQTFGTLDEMERESLGAILQKLSHGLRTQ from the coding sequence ATGCGCACGGCCGACCGGCTGATGGCGGAACAGGGCGCCTCGCTCGCGCGCACCAAATTGCTGCTCTGCCTGCGGAAAAAGGGTCCGTTGCGCGGCACCGACATCGCCGATTTCTTCAACCAGTCTCCGCGCACCGTAACCGAGGCGATCGACGGGCTGGAGCGCGACGGGCTTGTGGAACGCGTGTCCGACCCTTCGGACCGGCGCGCAAAGCTGATCCACATCACCGAAAAGGGGCTGGAGGCAACGGCGCGGACGGAGCCGTTGCGGCGACAGCTTATCGACCAGACCTTCGGAACGCTCGACGAGATGGAACGGGAAAGCCTGGGTGCGATCCTGCAGAAACTCTCGCACGGGCTGCGGACCCAATAG
- a CDS encoding HlyD family secretion protein: MTDVAAEQVDQEEAAEVAAPRVSPLRRKGVQRTLAGVGIVVAVLLAVWFVKYWTVGRFVESTDDAYVQSDAVVVSPKIAGYVDKVLVADNQAVKAGDALFQIDPRDYRSQVAQAQAQIDVAAASAAGLRAQIAEQQATVVGARAQVVSAKSDLELARTIEERYRALSATGAESRETYGDKRRQLANAQAQLALRQSELTSAERRIETLRAQIGQAGAQAEGAKAQRASANVDLSSALVRASIDGRIGNKTVQLGQFVQPGTRAMSIVPVDKLYITANFKETQVGSMRVGQPVKIEIDALGGVELHGKVESFSPGTGAQFSLLPPENATGNFTKIVQRIPVKISVQAGPETKALLVPGMSVSVSVDTRSAKASLQRIEAEQNKLDRAAK; the protein is encoded by the coding sequence GTGACAGACGTCGCCGCCGAGCAGGTCGATCAGGAGGAAGCTGCGGAGGTCGCCGCACCGCGCGTATCGCCGCTGCGCCGCAAGGGCGTGCAGCGGACCCTCGCCGGGGTGGGGATCGTCGTGGCGGTGCTGCTGGCGGTGTGGTTCGTCAAATACTGGACCGTGGGCCGCTTCGTGGAAAGCACCGATGACGCATACGTTCAGTCCGATGCTGTGGTCGTCTCGCCCAAGATCGCCGGCTATGTCGACAAGGTGCTGGTTGCCGACAACCAAGCGGTGAAAGCCGGGGACGCGCTGTTCCAGATCGATCCGCGCGATTATCGCTCGCAGGTCGCCCAGGCGCAGGCGCAGATCGACGTGGCCGCCGCGAGCGCGGCCGGTTTGCGCGCGCAGATCGCCGAGCAGCAGGCGACGGTCGTCGGTGCACGGGCCCAGGTGGTTTCCGCCAAGAGCGATCTCGAACTCGCGCGCACGATCGAGGAACGCTACCGCGCGCTTTCCGCAACCGGCGCGGAATCGCGCGAGACTTATGGCGACAAGCGCCGCCAGCTCGCCAATGCGCAGGCCCAGCTGGCGCTGCGCCAGTCCGAACTGACCAGCGCCGAGCGGCGGATTGAAACGCTCCGGGCACAGATCGGCCAGGCCGGTGCGCAAGCGGAAGGCGCGAAGGCCCAGCGCGCCTCCGCCAACGTCGATCTGTCCTCAGCGCTCGTTCGCGCGAGCATCGACGGGCGGATCGGCAACAAGACGGTCCAGCTCGGCCAGTTCGTCCAGCCGGGCACTCGCGCAATGTCGATCGTGCCGGTCGACAAGCTCTATATTACGGCCAATTTCAAGGAGACGCAGGTCGGCTCGATGCGGGTCGGCCAGCCGGTGAAGATCGAGATCGATGCGCTTGGCGGAGTCGAATTGCACGGCAAGGTCGAAAGCTTTTCGCCCGGCACCGGCGCGCAATTCTCGTTGTTGCCGCCCGAGAATGCGACGGGCAATTTCACCAAGATCGTCCAGCGCATTCCGGTGAAGATCTCGGTCCAGGCCGGGCCGGAGACCAAGGCGCTGCTGGTGCCGGGCATGTCGGTTTCGGTTTCGGTCGATACGCGTTCGGCCAAGGCCTCGCTGCAGCGGATCGAGGCCGAACAGAACAAGCTCGACCGGGCAGCCAAGTAA
- a CDS encoding DHA2 family efflux MFS transporter permease subunit produces MAAAAVPAPAVRPPNADIGAWLAVAAGTLGAMMATLDISIVNSALPTIQGEIGASGTEGTWIATSFLVAEIVMVPLCNWFEKLLGLRRFLLIAAIMFTIFSVVCGMADNLTTMIIGRAGQGFAGGGMIPTAMTIIATRLPRHQQPIGTSLFGVTAILGPVVGPLLGGWLTEQFSWHYSFFINIPVCILLVVLLLVGLPDRKVNPKLLAEADWFGLFGLSIGLGCMTVVLEEGNREQWFASSEIVQLTILSVIGFALMIYGQFNAKDPIIRLSLMFDRVFGSVVVMAVMLGMVIYGTSFVIPQFLASIADYNALQSGKVVMISGIPSMIMMFVAPALMRFLDIRVAVFIGLMILALSCWIDTSLTAAAVGSDFTDSQLLRGVGTILAFLFLNQAAISSVPVQYAGDASGLFNAARNIGGSLALASIATVQDQRMWLHSRRIEDTLQANSVAVQDHVSAMSQAVGGTDAALRAISGTITREALVMTYNDMFWLLAVGILIVSPLVLLLRPLPKDISAAPAH; encoded by the coding sequence ATGGCCGCCGCCGCCGTCCCCGCACCCGCAGTCCGCCCGCCCAACGCCGATATCGGCGCATGGCTGGCGGTTGCAGCGGGCACGCTCGGCGCGATGATGGCGACGCTCGACATTTCGATCGTCAATTCCGCACTGCCGACGATCCAGGGCGAAATCGGGGCGAGCGGCACCGAGGGCACCTGGATCGCGACCTCGTTTCTGGTTGCCGAGATCGTGATGGTGCCGCTGTGCAACTGGTTCGAGAAATTGCTCGGCCTGCGCCGTTTCCTGCTGATCGCGGCGATCATGTTCACGATCTTCTCAGTCGTCTGCGGCATGGCGGACAATCTCACCACGATGATCATCGGCCGTGCCGGGCAGGGCTTTGCGGGTGGCGGCATGATCCCGACCGCGATGACCATTATCGCGACCCGCCTGCCGCGCCATCAGCAGCCGATCGGTACCTCGCTGTTCGGCGTGACCGCGATCCTCGGGCCGGTGGTCGGTCCGCTGCTCGGCGGCTGGCTGACGGAGCAGTTCAGCTGGCACTATTCCTTCTTCATCAACATTCCGGTCTGCATCCTGCTGGTGGTGCTGCTGCTGGTCGGCCTGCCCGACCGCAAGGTGAACCCCAAGCTGCTGGCAGAGGCCGACTGGTTCGGCCTGTTCGGGCTCTCGATCGGGCTCGGCTGCATGACCGTGGTGCTCGAAGAGGGTAACCGCGAACAGTGGTTCGCTTCGTCCGAGATCGTCCAGCTTACGATCCTTTCGGTGATCGGCTTCGCGCTGATGATCTATGGGCAATTCAACGCGAAAGACCCGATCATCCGCCTGTCGCTGATGTTCGATCGGGTGTTCGGCAGCGTGGTGGTGATGGCGGTGATGCTGGGGATGGTGATCTACGGCACGTCCTTCGTGATCCCGCAATTCCTCGCCAGCATCGCCGATTACAATGCGCTGCAATCGGGCAAGGTGGTGATGATCTCGGGCATACCGTCGATGATCATGATGTTTGTCGCCCCCGCGTTGATGCGGTTCCTCGATATTCGCGTGGCGGTGTTCATCGGGCTGATGATCCTTGCGTTGAGCTGCTGGATCGACACTTCGCTCACCGCCGCCGCGGTCGGCTCGGACTTCACCGATTCCCAGCTGTTGCGCGGGGTCGGCACGATCCTCGCCTTTCTGTTCCTCAACCAGGCGGCGATCTCGTCGGTCCCGGTGCAATATGCGGGCGATGCCTCGGGCCTGTTCAACGCCGCGCGCAACATCGGCGGTTCGCTCGCGCTGGCGAGTATCGCGACTGTGCAGGACCAGCGCATGTGGCTCCATTCGCGCCGGATCGAGGATACCCTCCAGGCCAACAGCGTGGCCGTCCAGGATCATGTCTCGGCGATGTCGCAGGCCGTCGGCGGGACCGATGCGGCTTTGCGCGCGATTTCCGGCACGATCACCCGCGAGGCGCTGGTGATGACCTATAACGACATGTTCTGGCTGCTCGCGGTCGGCATTCTGATCGTGTCCCCGCTGGTGCTGCTGCTGCGTCCGCTGCCCAAGGACATTTCCGCCGCTCCGGCGCACTGA
- a CDS encoding efflux transporter outer membrane subunit → MRTIGKSLVLPALLSLGACTVGLDYAGPPAVGSAAPPGNFVRADATTTTGEPGLAEWWTVLGDNTLDELERRAIAGSPDLAVARARLDQARAALRVERTKSTPQVSAMGVAADIRIPDLDTGTSSSDPGAETDSGATNTTFYNLGLNAIWEIDLFGGQRRSNEASRAEAEGAEANVADAQVSLTAAVAQAYLGYRDRQARIVLAQGAIERRAALLDLQSQRQDRGAGTLSDVEQARADLEQANQALAPLKAEADGFANALAILMGEAPGAADTLLTAPADMPLPPASVAVGDPAALLRNRPDIRAAERRLAAETARIGVAEAARLPRLSFLGILGVGGTSPSDLTHLDDFTAIGAPMLQWNILDFGKGKATIDQAQARRDEATANYRGTVLGALRDVENALADFRSARENAASQARAEQSTARLEELARQRFDRGTTPKTTLLEAELAHAAAQDALAQARANLLGRFVALEKALGLGWTNAAPAN, encoded by the coding sequence ATGCGAACTATCGGTAAAAGCCTTGTCCTTCCCGCGCTGCTGTCGCTCGGCGCCTGCACCGTCGGGCTCGACTATGCCGGCCCTCCGGCGGTCGGCTCGGCCGCCCCCCCGGGCAATTTCGTGCGCGCGGATGCGACGACCACCACGGGTGAGCCCGGCCTCGCGGAGTGGTGGACCGTGCTGGGCGACAACACGCTCGACGAGCTCGAACGACGCGCGATCGCGGGCAGCCCCGATCTCGCGGTAGCCCGAGCGCGGCTTGACCAGGCACGGGCCGCGCTCAGGGTGGAGCGGACCAAGTCCACTCCGCAGGTCAGCGCGATGGGCGTCGCCGCCGATATCCGCATCCCCGACCTCGACACCGGCACGAGCAGTTCGGACCCGGGAGCGGAAACCGACAGCGGTGCGACCAACACCACCTTCTACAATCTCGGCCTCAATGCGATCTGGGAGATCGACCTGTTCGGCGGCCAGCGGCGCAGCAACGAGGCTTCCCGCGCCGAGGCCGAAGGGGCCGAGGCCAATGTCGCCGATGCGCAGGTCAGCCTGACCGCGGCGGTCGCGCAGGCCTATCTCGGTTATCGCGACCGGCAGGCGCGGATCGTTCTGGCGCAGGGCGCGATCGAGCGGCGCGCGGCGCTGCTCGATCTCCAGAGCCAGCGGCAGGATCGGGGCGCCGGCACGCTGAGCGACGTGGAACAGGCCCGGGCGGATCTCGAGCAAGCGAACCAAGCGCTCGCGCCGCTGAAGGCCGAGGCCGACGGTTTCGCCAATGCGCTGGCGATCCTGATGGGCGAAGCGCCGGGCGCGGCCGACACACTCCTGACGGCGCCGGCCGACATGCCGTTGCCACCCGCCAGCGTCGCGGTTGGTGATCCCGCGGCACTGCTGCGCAACCGGCCCGACATCCGCGCGGCCGAACGCCGACTGGCTGCGGAGACCGCGCGGATCGGCGTTGCCGAAGCCGCGCGCTTGCCGCGCCTCAGCTTCCTGGGAATCCTCGGGGTGGGCGGCACCAGCCCGTCCGACTTGACCCATCTCGACGATTTCACCGCGATCGGCGCGCCGATGCTGCAATGGAACATCCTCGATTTCGGCAAGGGCAAGGCTACCATCGACCAGGCCCAGGCCAGGCGCGACGAGGCCACCGCCAATTATCGCGGAACGGTGCTGGGCGCCTTGCGCGACGTCGAGAATGCGCTGGCCGATTTCCGCTCCGCGCGCGAAAACGCCGCGAGCCAGGCGCGCGCCGAGCAGAGCACCGCCAGGCTCGAGGAACTCGCCCGCCAGCGCTTCGATCGCGGGACCACCCCGAAGACCACCCTGCTCGAAGCCGAGCTGGCCCACGCCGCCGCGCAGGATGCGCTGGCCCAGGCCCGGGCGAATCTGCTCGGCCGCTTCGTCGCGCTTGAAAAGGCGCTCGGGCTCGGCTGGACGAACGCCGCGCCCGCGAACTGA